In Methanofollis sp., the DNA window CGAACGTGAGTCTCATTCTTCTTCGCGTTCGGGTGAAAACTATACAGGATCAAGGTCTGGTCTCCCTGACCGGGAAGGGGCTTCGATACTGCACTTGCGGGAGTGCTGCAGAAAGGCGCCGCAGAAAGGCGCCGCAGAAAAAAACCCGAGCATCAGAAGAGCACTGCCATTCAACACAAAAAATGGTTTAATTATACTCCAGACCCTCTCCGGGGAGAACCCGTGTTCTGAAAAGAAAAATTTTCCTGCTCCCTACCTGTTCCCCCACGTCACCAGCGCCTTCGCCAGTTCGTAGTGGTCCTTCGCGTACTCCTCCGCCGAGACCCCGGCCATGAAGGCGTCCACAGCCTGGCGCATCGCCCGTGCACCGGCCTCGGTGCCGTCCGGGTGGCCGTGGATGCCGCCGCCCGCCTGGAGGACGATGTTCATGCCCAGGTTCTTCAGCTCGGTCGCCACCTTGCCGGGGTGGAGGCCGCCGCTCGCCACCGGGAAGGTCGGCTTCAGGCCGAAGTACGCCTCTGTCAGGGCGGCGTTGTCCCCCTTCAGTTCGGAGACGTCGTGGCTCATCTTCCCGGAGACCGTGCCGGTGTGGAGCTGGTCGCCGCCGAGCATCCTGACGATCCGGGCGATCGGCCGCATCGCGATCCCATGCTCGGGGTTCCGCGTGATCGCACCGTGCATCGTCCTGTGGACGTGGATCGGCACCTTCACCGACGGCGCTTCGCCGAGGGCCTGTAGGGCGGTGAAACCGCAGGTGATCACGTCGATCATCACCATGTTCGCCCCGAGGTCGATCGCGTGCTCGGCCCTCTCCACGATCTCGTCGGCACGTGCCGAGATGTTCACCGCATACAGCACCTGCCGCCCTGTCTCGCTCTTCGCATCGTCCAGGCGGGCCATCACCGCCTGGAGCCTCTCGTCCATCGGGCAGAATCTCTGGTCTGTCAGGGTCTCGTCGTCCTTGATCAGGTCGACCCCGCCGACCGCCGCGTGGTAGGCCACCTCTGCGGTGTCCTTCGGGGTCAGGCCCACCTTCGGCTTGATGATCGTGCCGACATGGGGGCGGTCCGTCGTCCCGATCAACCGCCGCACCCCTTCCATCCCGAACTTCGGGCCCCTGAAGGGGACGAGTTCGTCCGGGAAGTCGACGTCGAGGAGGCGGACCGCCTCCAGGCGGGCGAGGCCGAAGAGGTTGCCGGCCACGACGGAGAGGTACTGCGGGATGTTCCCGGCCTCGAAGATCTCGGCCGGGTACCGCACCCGCGTCACGTAGCCCTTCCCCGAGTGTTCGACAGAGAGCACCTCGCCGTCCAGGCGGCGGACATATTCGGTCGTCGTCGTGATATCGGTCCAGGTGCCGGTCGTCTCCTCCTCGACGAGAGCCTGCGCCGCCGCTTCGGGCGTCGTGTCGGCCCGCGGGCGGAAATAATAGGTTGCCGTAACGTCTGTCATCTTCTCACTCCTGAGTTCTTTGAAAATCATTTTTTGTGATTTTCATGGTACATTTTTTTCGGATTTCCTGTGCCGGGGGACTACGCCCCCTGACCCCCGCTCAGGATTGGGGGTGGGACGGAATCTCCCCTGCCAGGATCTTCTTTTCGCTCTTCCCCGGTTCTA includes these proteins:
- a CDS encoding RuBisCO large subunit C-terminal-like domain-containing protein, encoding MTDVTATYYFRPRADTTPEAAAQALVEEETTGTWTDITTTTEYVRRLDGEVLSVEHSGKGYVTRVRYPAEIFEAGNIPQYLSVVAGNLFGLARLEAVRLLDVDFPDELVPFRGPKFGMEGVRRLIGTTDRPHVGTIIKPKVGLTPKDTAEVAYHAAVGGVDLIKDDETLTDQRFCPMDERLQAVMARLDDAKSETGRQVLYAVNISARADEIVERAEHAIDLGANMVMIDVITCGFTALQALGEAPSVKVPIHVHRTMHGAITRNPEHGIAMRPIARIVRMLGGDQLHTGTVSGKMSHDVSELKGDNAALTEAYFGLKPTFPVASGGLHPGKVATELKNLGMNIVLQAGGGIHGHPDGTEAGARAMRQAVDAFMAGVSAEEYAKDHYELAKALVTWGNR